In Streptomyces sp. P9-A4, the genomic window ACTTCTACGCCTTCGTCTCCCTCGACGACCTCGGGCTGCCCTTCGAGCGCGACCGCAAGGACGACCTCCTCGCCGCCGGGCTGGCGATCATGGACGCCATCAACGCCTCCCCGGACCGGCCCGTGCACCCCACCCAGCCCGAGATCGCCGGGCTGAAGCACGTCTACCTCACCGCCCCAGGCTCCGACGCCACGCACTCGCGGCACGCGATGGCCATCCACCCCGGCTGGTTCGACCGCTCCCCGTGCGGCACCGGCACCAGCGCCCGGATGGCCCAGCTGCACGCCAGGGGCGAACTCCCGCTGGACCGCGACTTCGTCAACGAGTCCTTCATCGGCACCCGGTTCACCGGCCGGCTCACCGCCGGGACGGAGGTCGGCGGCTTCCCCGCCGTCATCCCGACCGTCACGGGCCGCGCCTGGATCACCGGCACCGCCCAGTACTTCCTCGACCCGGACGACCCCTTCCCCGGAGGCTTCCTCCTGTGATCACCGACATCACCACCCTCGTCTCCCGCAACCCAGCGGACCCGGACGACGTGCTCGTACGCCTCACCACCCCGGGCGCCTTCGCCGCCGCCGACGCCGTCGAGCGGGCCCGCACCGCCCAGCCCGGCTGGCTCCGCGGCGGGGCCGCCGCCCGCTCGGCCGCCCTCGGCGCGGTCGGCGCCGCCCTGGAGGCAGCGGCCGAGGAACTGGCCGACCTCGCCGTGCGCGAGGTCGGCAAGCCCCTCAGCGAGGCCAGGGCCGAGATCGCCCGCGCCGCCGCGATCTGGCGCTACTACGCCCAGGCGCCGTACGAGCCCACCGGCGCCGTCCACGAGACGGCGGCGGGGCCCGGACTGCTCCTGAACCGGCGCCGCCCGCACGGCGTGGCGGGACTCGTCACGCCCTGGAACTTCCCCTTCGCCATCCCCAGCTGGAAGGCCGCCCCCGCGCTCGCGGTCGGCAACACCGTCGTCCTCAAGCCGGCGCCCGAGGCCACCGCGTGCGCCCTGCGGCTCGCGGAGATCATCGAGCAGGCGCTGCCGGAGAAGGTGTTCACCGTCCTGCCGGGCGGTCCCACCGAGGGCAACGCCCTCGTCTCGGCCGCCGACGTCGTCTCCTTCACCGGCTCCACCCCCGTCGGCCGGGCCGTCGCCCGCGCGGCGACCGCGCGGGGCATCCCCGTCCAGGCCGAGATGGGCGGTCTGAACGCGGCGATCGTCCTGCCCGACGCGGACATCGGCCAGGCGGCGGCGCACATCGCCGGGGCCGTCGCGGGCTTCGCGGGCCAGAAGTGCACCGCCACCAGCCGGGTCGTCGCCGTCGGAGCCGCCCTCGACCCGCTGCGCGAGGCCCTCTCCGAGGCCTTCCGCGCGATCCGGGTCGGCGACCCCGCCGATCCGGCCACGGTCTGCGGGCCGCTCGTCCACGAGAGCGCACGCGACCGGGTCGCCGAAGCCTGGCAGGGGGTCTCCGCGCTCGCCGGAGCCACCGTGCCCGCCAGGGCCGGCTGGTTCGCCGACCCGACCCTGGTGGAGAGGGTCCCGCCGGGCCACCAGCTGCTCAACGAGGAGGTGTTCGGGCCCGTCGCGGCCCTCCTGCCCGCCGACGACCTCGCCCACGCGGTACGGATCACCAACTCCGTGCCGTACGGACTCGTCACCTCGGTCCACACGGCCGACCTCAACGCGGCCCTGTACGGACTCGACCTCGTCGACACCGGCATGATCCGGATCAACGCCCCGTCCACCGGCGTCGACTTCCACCTGCCCTTCGGCGGCTCCAAGCAGTCCGGCCACGGCCCGCGCGAGCAGGGCAGGGCGGCCCTGGAGTTCTACACGTCGTCCCGCACGTACACCCTGGCCCCCGCGGGCTCCGCGGCGTGACATCGTACGGTGGTGACGCCGGCCGAACCGAAGGGACCACCACCGTCATGGGGCACCTGACCCACCGCGACCTGAACGCCTCCCGCGAGCGGCTGCGCGACCAGGTCGCCCACGCCCTGCGGGCCGCCCTGATCTCGGGGGAGCTGCGGCCCGGCGTGGTGTACTCGGCGCCCACCCTGGCCGAGGACTTCGGGATCTCCGCGACCCCCGTCCGCGAGGCGATGCTCGACCTGGCCCGGGAGGGTCTGGTCGAGCCCGTCCGCAACAAGGGGTTCCGGGTCACCGAGGTCGACGGGCGCGACCTCGACCAGTTCACCGAGATCCGCGCGCTCGTCGAGATCCCGACGGTCGTCCACGTCACCCGGTCCGCCGCCCGCGAGGACCTGGAGGCGCTGCGCCCGGTCGCCGAAGAGATCGTGCGCGCCGCCCGCGAGCACGACCTCATCGGCTATCTGGAGGCCGACCGGCTCTTCCACCTCACCCTCCTCGGCCTCGCGGGCAGCGAACGCCTGGTCGAGACCGTCGGCGACCTGCGCAAGCGCTCGCGGCTCTACGGGCTCACCGCCCTGGACGAGAGCGGGAACCTGATCCCGTCGGCCGAGGAGCACATCGAGCTCCTGGACCTCATGCTGGCCGGCGACGCCGAGGGCGCGGAGGCCTGTATGACCCGCCACCTGGGCCATGTCCGCTCGCTGTGGGCCAAGGACGACGGACCGGCCGGAGTCTAGGGCCTGTCGTCACACTCCCGCCTGCCCCACGACGCCTGGCACGCGCTCTCGCCGCACCGGGCGAAAGCCCGAGTACGGTCCAGTACGAGGGCTTCCGCCCGGCACGCCGAGAGCACGCACCAGACGCCGCGGGGCCGCCCTTCGGGCGACGACGGGAGTGTGACGACAGGCCCTAGGCGGTGTCTTCAAATGATCGCTGCTGGTGGATCATGGTTGCGTGATACGTCGTCATGAGCTGTCTGATGCCGAGTGGGAGTTCGTCCGGCCGTTGCTTCCCGTGTCGTTGCGGGGGCGGAAGCGGCTGGACGATCGCAGGGTGTTGAACGGGATCGTGTGGAAGTTCCGGACCGGGACGGCCTGGCGGGATGTGCCCGAGTGTTATGGGCCGTGGGCCACGCTCCACACGCGTTTTCGCAGGTGGGCGGCGGACGGGACGTTCGACCGGATGCTGCGGGCCGCGCAGGCGAAGGCGGACGCGGCGGGCGACATCGAGTGGCTGGTGTCGGTGGACTCCACGGTCGTCCGCGCCCATCAGCACGCGGCCGGGGCCCGAAAAGGGGGCTCCGCGACCCGGCCCTCGGCCGGTCCAGGGGTGGCCTGACCAGCAAGATTCATCTGGCCTGCGACGGGCGGGGCCGTCCGCTCGGCTTCGTCGTCACGGGCGGCAACACCAACGACTGCACCCGGTTCACCACGGTCATGGAAGCGATCCGGGTGCCCCGGATCGGACCGGGACGGCCCCGGGTCCGGCCCGATCACGTGCTGGGAGACAAGGGCTACAGCTCGAAGGCGATCCGTGCCTGGCTCCGCCGTCGGGGCATCCCGCACACGATTCCCGAGCGGGCCGACCAGGTCCGCAACCGGGCCCGGCGAGGCAGCCGCGGAGGGCGCCCGCCGGCCTTCGACCGCGAGGCATACAAGCATCGCAACGTCGTGGAACGGTGCTTCAACCGCCTGAAGCAGTGGCGGGGCATCGCCACCCGATACGACAAGACCGCCCAGTCCTACGAAGCCGCCGTCGCCCTCGCCTCACTCCTGATGTGGGCGTGACATTTGACGACAGACCCTAGGGCCGAATACGTCCGCCGGACCCGGGCGAACGTCTCGACGGGGGACCCCCGATCCGCGAAACTGTCGCCAACAGGCCTTCAATCAGGCGTCGTTGGACAGATTTCGTGCATCTACGGGGGAGAACATGTCAGGACTTGCCCTTCGCTGGTCGGCGCGCGCGGCGGGTGCGGTGGCCGGAGCGTTACTGGTCACCGGCGGTACGGCCGGCGTCACCTTCGCGGCCGACACCGACCGCACGGCCGTCGCCGCGGCCTACCTTCCCACGGTCGACATGGGCAACACCTTCGCCGTGGTCGCGACCACCCACCCGGACACCGTGGGCTGCAACGGCTACAAGGTCGTCGGATCGGGGACGTCCACCGGCAAGCCGCTCACCAACGGCGGCACCTGGACGCAGAACGAGGAGGCGTGCACCGCGACCGTCCCCGGCAAGTGGGACATCAAGGGGACCGCGACGATCACCGAGCCCGACGGTGACAAGCTCAACCTCAGCTACCACCTCAGCGCCCCGCTGACCGCGGACACCCTGGTCTACCCGACCGGCACCTTCACGATCACCGGCGGCTCCGGCAACTACGCCTTCGTCCGGGGCAGCGGCAAGATGAACGCCCGGGTCAACCTGCTGGACCACGACCACGTCAGCAGCACCCTGCTCGGCGACATCGAGTACCTGGGCTGAACCGGCCCCTCGTACGTCGTCCTTCTCGCCGCGCACCTTCAGGGAGCCGCACCATGAAGAGCACGATGCAGGACCGGGAACTGCTCGTCCGCGACATCCTCACCCACGGTCAGCGCGTCTACGGGAACAGCCGGGTGGTGCGCTGCGCCGACGGGCCGGCCGCCCGGTCCACCCAGACCTTCGCCGACATCGCCGGACAGGCCGGACAACTGGCCTCCGCACTGGCCCGGTTGGGCGTGCGGACCGGAGAGCGGGTCGCCACCCTCGCCTGGAACACCCCCGAACACCTGGTGGCCTACCTCGCCGTACCCAGCATGGGCGCGGTACTTCACACCCTCAACCTCCGCCTCCACCACGACCAGTTGGGGTATGTCGTCGAGCACGCCGAGGACGCCGTCCTCCTCGTCGACGCCACCCTGCTCGACATGCTCGTCCCCCTGCGCGACCGGCTGGGGAGCGTACGCCACCTGGTCGTCATCGGTGACGCGCCGGAGCCGGACCTGCCCGCGCACATCGCCGTGCACGACTGGCACGCGCTGCTCGCCGCCGAGCGCCCCGGCTTCGACTGGCCCGACCTGGACGAGCGGGAGGCGGCGGCCCTCTGCTACACCACCGGCACCACCGGCAACCCCAAGGGCGTGGCCTACAGCCACCGGTCCATCATCCTCCACACCCTCGGCGTCTCGGGCGGCGCCGGCTTCGCCATGCACGACGGCGACCGGGTCCTGCCGATCGTGCCGATGTTCCACGCCAACGCCTGGGGCTGGCCCTACTCCGCCTGGCTGGCGGGCTCCGACCTCATCATGAACGGCCGGCAGCTCCACACCCCCGACCTCGCCCGCATCATCAACGAGGAGCGGCCCACCGCGGTCGCGGCGATCTGCACCATCTGGAACAGCCTGGTGCACCACGGCGAGCGCCACCCGCTCGACCTGAGCGCCGTACGCCTCGCGGGCTGCGGCGGCGCGACCCCGCCCCGCGCCCTGCTCACCCGGCTCAAGGAGCGCTACGGGGTCCGTCTCAAGCAGGGCTGGGGCCTGACCGAGACCAGCCCCCTGGCCACCTTCGCGGTCCCCCCGCACGACACCCCGGACGAGGACGAGGTCGGCTGGCTGGCCAAGAGCGGCCGCCTCATGCCCTTCGTCCAGGCGCGGCTGATCGCGGAGGACGGCACCGAACAGCCCTGGGACGGCACCTCCGTGGGCGAACTGGAGCTGCGCGGACCCTGGGTCACCGGGTCGTACTTCAACACCGAGGAGTCCCCGGAGAAGTTCCACGACGGCTGGCTGCGCACCGGCGACCTGGGAGTGATCGAGCCGGGCGGCTGGGTGGTGGTCAGCGACCGCCTCAAGGACGGCATCAAGAGCGGCGGCGAGTGGATCTCCACCATCGAGCTGGAGAACGCGATCATCGAGCACCCCGCTGTCCTGGAGGCGATCGTCGTCGGCGTGCCCGACCCCCGCTGGGAGGAACGCCCCCTGGCCTGCGTGTCGTTGGTGCCGGGCGCCGACGTCGACGGCGACGGACTACGGACGTTCCTCGCCGGGCGGGTGGCTCGCTGGTGGGTGCCCGAGCGCTGGTCGTTCGTGGACGCCGTGCCCAAGACCAGCGTCGGCAAGTACGACAAGCGGGCGGTACGGGCGCTGCACGCGGAAGGGGCACTGGACGTCTGGGTCCCGGGTGAGCCCGGCGGGCAGGCGTCGCCCACGGAGTGAGCGGCCGAGCGGCGCCCCGGACCACCCGGGGCGCCGCTCACCGTACGCCCAGCCGGTTCCCGTACGCCCCCGGATCGCCCGGGGCCTCGTACGCCCAGCCGTTTCCCGTACGCCTCAGGCAGCCGTGAGGCGCGCCGCCTCCGCCAGCAGCTCCCGCTGCCCGTCGGGGCCGAGGCCCAGCTCCCGTACCAGCCGGAGCGTCAGAACGAGATGGGCCTGCATCGTCCGCTCGGGATCCAGGTGCTCACCCGGCGCCGAGCCCGCGTTCAGACCGTCGGTGAACAGCCGCCCGAGGACACCCGCGTCGAAGTCCTCCGCGCCCGCCTCGAGGGAGCCGAGGAACTCCGCGACGTACCCGTCGATCTCCTGCCCCGTCGCGCCCTGCGGGAAGCGGTGCCGGACCGCGATCCCGAAGGCGGCCCCCACCGCCTGCCCGTAATGCGCCCCGCTGGGATCGAGGGCAGCGGACTTCTGCGCGAATCCGATGAAGTCGAACGCCAACAGGGCGCCCAGCACGTCGAGTTCGTTGACACCGGTGACGGTGTCGATGTCGGTGGTCATGACGGCTCGCCTTCTGCCGTGGGGGAGGTGGTCGTGGTGCTGCGGGCGGCGGAGACGACCGCCGCCGCGACGTGTTCGGCGTCCCGGCCGACGAAGCCGATCAGCGCCGAGCCACGGGTACGCATCCGGTACAGCCCCAGGTAGTGGCTGCCGGGCGATGCCCCCAGGCCCTCCGTCTGCCGGGGCTGCCCGGACTCGTCCAGCATCTCCGGATCGAGCCAGCTCCAGTCGGTGCGGAAGCCGGTCGCCCAGATCACCGTGGACGGCTTGACGCGCTCGCCGTCCGCGGCGACCAGCTCGGCGCCCTCGGCCGCCGTGATCCGGCCCACCGTCCGCAGCTCGCCCGCCGCGGCCAGTTCGGGCACCCGGTCGCCCACGATCGGGTCGGGCGCCTGCATGTTCACCGGGAGGCTCATCACACCGATGACGCTCATCCACCAGAACATGTCCCGCCCGAGGACGGTCTGCGGCAGCGGCGGCGAGACCTTGTCGCTGCAACTGAGCACCACACTGTGGGTCCCGGCCAGCTCCGCGGCTATCTGCCGCCCCGAGTTGCCGTCGCCGACGACCACCACGGTGCCGGGCGGCACCTGGGCGGGGCTCCGGTACTCGCTGGTGTGCAGGGTGGGCACGTCCGGGCTCAGCCCGGCGGCGAACTCCGGCAGCCGGGGCGTGCCGAACGGGCCGGTCGCGATCACCACCTGGCCGGCCCGGCACACGCCGTGCGCGGTGGTCAGCAGATAGCCGTCACCGTCGGCGCGCAGCGACAGCACCCGCTGGTCGGTGAGGACCGGAAGGCCGAACCGCTCGACGTAGTCCCGCAGATACGCCACCACCTCGTCCTTGCCGGGGTAGTGCGCGCCCTCGCCGGGGAAGGGCAGGCCCGGCAGCCCGGAGAACTGCGCCGACGTGAACAGCGTCAGCGAGTCCCAGCGCCGCCGCCAGGTCTCCCCGACCTCGCTCCCCGCGTCGAGGACCACACACCGCACGCCCGCCTGCCGCAGGTGGTACGCGGCGGCGAGGCCGGACTGGCCCGCTCCGATGACGGCGACCGGCACGCTGGCCGGCAGGGCGCTCATCGGCCCGCTCCGGCGCTGTTCCGGTCGGCCTGATCTATTCGCATTCCGTTCGTCCTCGTTTCTTGGACCTGGACCCGCGGGACCGGCATGACCGGCCCCGCGGGGTCCGGCCGGGCCGCTTGCGAGGCGGCCCGGCCGGTTCGGATCAGTGGGCGTCGACGGCCCGGTGGGACGCGGTGCCGGTCACGGACGTGTCCGGGCCGCCGTCCAGCGCCCGGCGCAGCTCACCGGCCAGGACGCGCAGCCGCGCGCCGCGCATCACCGTGTAGTGGTCGCCGGGCACGTCGACGAGCGTGGCGTCGCCGGGGAAGAGCTCCATCCAGCGGGCCGCCGTCTCGGGCGTCGCGCCGCCGTCCGCCGCCCGCAGCGACAGCACCCGCCCGGCGAAGCCGCTGGGCGTGTGGCTCAGCAGGGCCCGGTAGTTGCTCCGGAACCGGTCGGCGATACGGCTCAGTGTCCCGAGGTCGATGTCCTCGGACAGCGCCCCGGCGGCACGTGCCTCCGTGTGCAGCACCTCCACCGGCGGGCGGCCGTCGAAGGCCTCGGGCGGCAGCTCCCAGGTCACCCCGGCCAGCCCCGCCAGATCCCGGGCGAACCAGGACAGCAGCACCTCGTCGGAGACGGGCGTCCCCCCGGCCGGCCCCGGCTCCACCATCAGGTCGATCACGGCGAGCAGTTCCACCTCGGCGCCCGCCGCGGTGAGCTGGGCCGCCATCTCCAGGGCGATCACCCCGCCCATCGACCAGCCGCCGAGCCGGTACGGGCCCTCCGGCAGCGCCTCGCGGACCGCGGAGACGTAGTGGGCGGCCATGTCCGTGACGCCGGACAGCGGGGCGTCCGGCAGCTGGAGTGCGTAGAACGGCTGCTCCTCGCCCAGGAGTTCGGCGAGTTCCGCGTAGCAGAGCACATCACCGCCCACCGGGTGGACGAAGACCAGCGGAGTCCGCGAACCGGTGGTGCGCACCGGCACCAGTGCCGTCCGCCCCTCCTCGCCGCTGCCGGCCTCCCGGACCGCCCGGGCGAGCAGCTCGATGGTGGGCCGGGCGAAGAGGCTGGACAGCGGCAGGCTGCGGCCCAGACCGCGGGCGATCCTGGCCATCAGCCGTACCGCGAGCAGCGAGTCCCCGCCGAGGTCGAAGAAGCTCGCCGTCACCCCGATCTCGGTCAGGCCGAAGAACTCCGACCAGATCTCCGCCAGCCGGCGTTCCACCTCGTCGCGGGGGGCGACGAACCCGGCCCCCTCGACCGCGACCTCGTCGGGCGCGGGCAGCGCGGCCCGGTTGACCTTCCCGTTGTCGCTGAGCGGCAGCTCGTCCAGGACGAGGACGCGCTGCGGCACCAGATGCGGCGGGACGACCTGGCGCAGCGCCTCGATGACCTGCTGCTCGCTGTCGTCGCGCCCCTCGTCGAGGACGACGTACGCGATCAGCCGCTTGGGCCCGTGCTGCTCGCCCGCCGCGACGACCGCGGCGCACCGCACCCCCTCGCACTGGGTGAGCGCGGCCTCGACCTCGCCCAGCTCGATGCGGTAGCCCTGGATCTTCACCTGGGAGTCCTGCCGGCCGAGGAACTCGATGGAGCCGTCCGGCAGGAAGCGCCCCAGGTCACCGGTGCGGTAGAGGCGCTCACCGGTCACCGGGTGGTGCAGGAACGCGGCGCGGGTCTTGGCCTCGTCGTTGAGATAGCCACGGGCCAGCCCGACCCCGGCGATGTAGAGGTCGCCGGGCACCCACACGGGGCAGGGCCGCATGGCGCCGTCGAGCACATGGAAACGCTGGTTACGCATCGCCTTGCCGTACGGAATGCTCACGCAGTCGTCGTCCACCTCCCCGATGGGGTGCAGGATCGACCAGATCGACGCCTCCGTGGCGCCGCCGAGGCTCCACAGCCCGGCGTCCGGCAGCAGCAGCCGTATCCGGCCCGGCAGGGTCACCGGGATCCAGTCCCCGCTCATCATGACGAGCCGCACCGGCAGCCCGGTGAGCCCGTTCGCGAGGGCGTGCTCGGTGAACATCTCCATCAGCGCGGGCACGCTGTTCCAGACGGTCACCCCGTGCTCGGCGACCAGCTCCGCCCAGCGGGCGGGCTCGCGGTGCGCCGCCGGTTCCGGCAGCACCAGGGCGCCGCCCACCGACAGCAGACCGAACACGTCGTACACCGACAGGTCGAAGTGCATCGCGGAGAGGCCGAGGGCCCGGTCCGCCGCCGTGACGCCGTAGCGCTCGTTGACGTCGACGATCGTGTTCAGGGCCGCGCCGTGCTCGATCATCACGCCCTTGGGCAGCCCGGTGGAGCCCGAGGTGAAGATCACGTACGCGAGGTCGGACGGCTTGGCACCGGACTCCCCGAGCGGACGCTCCTCACCCTCGTCCTCGGTCCTCACCACGGTCCTGGCCACACCCTCCGGCCAGCCCGCCGTGTCCTCCACCCACGGCTGGGTGACGACCCGGCCGATCCCGGCAGTGTCGAGCAGGACGTGCAGCCGTTCGACCGGCACCCGGGCGTCGATCGGGACGTACGCCGCCCCGGCCCGCAGGATGCCGAGGGCCGCGACGACCTGCTCCCAGCCCTTGTCCATCACGATCGCCACCAGGTCGCCGGGGCCGGCTCCCTGGGCGCGCAGCGCGTGCGCCACCTGGTTGGACCTGCGGTCGAGGTCCGCGTACGACAGGGTCAGCGCCCGCGAGATGACGGCGGGCGCGTCGGGCGTGGCCGCGGCCCGCGCGAGCACCGCGTCGTGCAGCAGCCCGTCGGGCACGGGCCCGTCGGTGGCGTTGGCCTCGGCCCGTACGTCCAGGTCGGCGGCCGGCAGGAGCGCCGGCCTCGGGCGCTGCCAGGCCGAGGGGTCCCGGGACAGCTCGTGCAGCATCCCCACGTACGCGTCGAACATGGCGTCGACACAGCCCGCCGGGAACAGCTCCTCGATCACGTCCCAGTTGAGGACCAGCTCACCGGCCTCCTCGACCGCCTGGTGGTCCAGCCACACCTGCGGGGTGCGCACCGAACTGCTCACCTGGCGGCCGTTCTCACCGAGGCCGGCCAGGTACTGCACGACTCCGCGCCGCTCGGTGTCCTGCTGCCCCGCGAAGTTCACCAGGCTGGTGAAGACGACCGGCGCCGCGGCCCGCACCGAGCCGCCGCGGGCCCGGTTCAGCTCCCTCAGCACCTGCACGCCGCTGACCTGGCTGTGCTCCATGTCGCTCCACAGCCGGCTCTGGACGTCGGAGGCGCGGGCGGCGAACGCGTCGTCGGCCGAGTCGCGGATCTCCAGCATCAGCGTGGTGGAGAAGTTGCCGATGACGTCACCGACCTGCGGGTGCAGCGGCAGCCGGTTGAAGTAGAGCAGGTTCAGCGAGAAGTCGGGCGTGGCGCTCCACTCCGCGATCACCTGCGCGTACGCGGTGCACAGGGCGGCGGAGGGGCTGACCCCGGCCGTCGCCGCCTGCCTCTTGAACCGGGTCCAGTCCTCCTCCGCGAGCGTCGCGCCCCGGTGGGTGAACACCGGCCGTTCCAGACTCGACGGGCTGACCGCCAGCGGCAGTTGGGGTGCGAGCGGCAGGGTGTCGAGCCGGTCCCGCCAGTAGGCGAGCGCCCGGTCGTACTCGGGTCCGGACTCCTGGGCACGGGCCTCTCGTACGTAGTCCCGGTAACGCA contains:
- a CDS encoding aldehyde dehydrogenase family protein; the protein is MITDITTLVSRNPADPDDVLVRLTTPGAFAAADAVERARTAQPGWLRGGAAARSAALGAVGAALEAAAEELADLAVREVGKPLSEARAEIARAAAIWRYYAQAPYEPTGAVHETAAGPGLLLNRRRPHGVAGLVTPWNFPFAIPSWKAAPALAVGNTVVLKPAPEATACALRLAEIIEQALPEKVFTVLPGGPTEGNALVSAADVVSFTGSTPVGRAVARAATARGIPVQAEMGGLNAAIVLPDADIGQAAAHIAGAVAGFAGQKCTATSRVVAVGAALDPLREALSEAFRAIRVGDPADPATVCGPLVHESARDRVAEAWQGVSALAGATVPARAGWFADPTLVERVPPGHQLLNEEVFGPVAALLPADDLAHAVRITNSVPYGLVTSVHTADLNAALYGLDLVDTGMIRINAPSTGVDFHLPFGGSKQSGHGPREQGRAALEFYTSSRTYTLAPAGSAA
- a CDS encoding GntR family transcriptional regulator translates to MGHLTHRDLNASRERLRDQVAHALRAALISGELRPGVVYSAPTLAEDFGISATPVREAMLDLAREGLVEPVRNKGFRVTEVDGRDLDQFTEIRALVEIPTVVHVTRSAAREDLEALRPVAEEIVRAAREHDLIGYLEADRLFHLTLLGLAGSERLVETVGDLRKRSRLYGLTALDESGNLIPSAEEHIELLDLMLAGDAEGAEACMTRHLGHVRSLWAKDDGPAGV
- a CDS encoding long-chain fatty acid--CoA ligase; its protein translation is MKSTMQDRELLVRDILTHGQRVYGNSRVVRCADGPAARSTQTFADIAGQAGQLASALARLGVRTGERVATLAWNTPEHLVAYLAVPSMGAVLHTLNLRLHHDQLGYVVEHAEDAVLLVDATLLDMLVPLRDRLGSVRHLVVIGDAPEPDLPAHIAVHDWHALLAAERPGFDWPDLDEREAAALCYTTGTTGNPKGVAYSHRSIILHTLGVSGGAGFAMHDGDRVLPIVPMFHANAWGWPYSAWLAGSDLIMNGRQLHTPDLARIINEERPTAVAAICTIWNSLVHHGERHPLDLSAVRLAGCGGATPPRALLTRLKERYGVRLKQGWGLTETSPLATFAVPPHDTPDEDEVGWLAKSGRLMPFVQARLIAEDGTEQPWDGTSVGELELRGPWVTGSYFNTEESPEKFHDGWLRTGDLGVIEPGGWVVVSDRLKDGIKSGGEWISTIELENAIIEHPAVLEAIVVGVPDPRWEERPLACVSLVPGADVDGDGLRTFLAGRVARWWVPERWSFVDAVPKTSVGKYDKRAVRALHAEGALDVWVPGEPGGQASPTE
- a CDS encoding flavin-containing monooxygenase, which encodes MSALPASVPVAVIGAGQSGLAAAYHLRQAGVRCVVLDAGSEVGETWRRRWDSLTLFTSAQFSGLPGLPFPGEGAHYPGKDEVVAYLRDYVERFGLPVLTDQRVLSLRADGDGYLLTTAHGVCRAGQVVIATGPFGTPRLPEFAAGLSPDVPTLHTSEYRSPAQVPPGTVVVVGDGNSGRQIAAELAGTHSVVLSCSDKVSPPLPQTVLGRDMFWWMSVIGVMSLPVNMQAPDPIVGDRVPELAAAGELRTVGRITAAEGAELVAADGERVKPSTVIWATGFRTDWSWLDPEMLDESGQPRQTEGLGASPGSHYLGLYRMRTRGSALIGFVGRDAEHVAAAVVSAARSTTTTSPTAEGEPS